A part of Setaria viridis chromosome 8, Setaria_viridis_v4.0, whole genome shotgun sequence genomic DNA contains:
- the LOC117833267 gene encoding cytochrome c-type biogenesis CcmH-like mitochondrial protein, translating into MAAEEDVKQRQIIENRARNISHNVRCTECGSQSIEDSQADVAILLRKLIRDEIKAGKSDKEIYKKLEDEYGETVLYAPKFDLQTAGIWLSPVIVGGVAAGIWAYQKHRQRTNVHIMALNLVRGVPLTPREKETMLDILTPPPPPRKWWWPGK; encoded by the exons ATGGCAGCTGAGGAAGATGTCAAGCAGAGGCAGATCATTGAAAATCGTGCGAGAAATATAAGCCACAATGTCCGGTGCACTGAGTGTGGTAGCCAATCAATTGAAGATTCACAGGCTGATGTTGCTATTCTGCTTAGAAAG CTCATTCGTGATGAAATAAAAGCGGGAAAGAGTGATAAAGAGATCTACAAGAAACTAGAGGACGAGTATGGAGAGACGGTCCTGTATGCCCCTAAATTTGATCTTCAGACTGCTGGGATATGGCTTTCACCT GTAATTGTGGGAGGTGTAGCAGCTGGCATCTGGGCTTACCAAAAGCACAGGCAAAGGACAAATGTTCACATTATGGCTCTGAACCTGGTCCGAGGGGTTCCGCTGACTCCAAGGGAGAAGGAGACAATGCTAGACATCCTTACACCTCCACCGCCTCCAAGAAAGTGGTGGTGGCCAGGCAAATGA
- the LOC117833858 gene encoding LOW QUALITY PROTEIN: uncharacterized protein (The sequence of the model RefSeq protein was modified relative to this genomic sequence to represent the inferred CDS: inserted 1 base in 1 codon), protein MGLPAFEILLVLLLALPNHLSCAHSTADILLQWKYSMYDPTSSGCLETWIYGTSPCNWTGVTCSAMVPHDHGHGRSDVVQVVKSISLAECFLQGTLDILDFSYLPELSFLDLSSNYLSGSLPASIGNLSKLNYLNLSHSSGAGSLSGHIPETLGMLVYLHKLDLRGNKFSGLIPSSLGNLTGLDYMDLSSNSLSGHIPHEIGMMQGLTLLDLSSNSIGGSIPGIIWNLTRLVLLDLSSNRIVDSIPPSIGNLRRLESFNVTNNKITGSIPLRISNLTMLKSFDLSFNHIVGPIPPSIGNLRRLMSFSFANNEITGSIPVSISNLTRLELFDLSSNQITASISQCIMNLSRLKFFNLSSNQITGFIPESIGKLTRLELLDFSNNKINGCIPSTFWNLTSLTTIALYSNQMNGLLPPEIGSLFNLSYLDLSSNQFRGSIPSQIGNSLGLSILRMSDNILIGPIPKEIGNCSKLYEMDLSRNNLSGAIPETLAHLHQLHILNLSFNSLSGRFEDTFTPLDYTMVLLDHNMDICGDPNYGLKPCVAXDLDKKTNKNLLMVLLLAFGTFCSICLGIGCMTIVKRRRKFTKANSISAPQDTVSIWNFDGKVAFQDVLDATECFDEKYSIGIGGYGSVFRAELEGGRVYAIKLLHSVEDYTDEKGFHAEIQVLTKVRHRCIVKLHGYCSHSKCKFLVYDLIERGSLESNLQEEQHAKELDWSKRAAVVKDVAQALSYLHHDCDVPIIHRDIKSSNILLDRNFKAYVSDFGMAKQLKHTCSSWSTIFAGTCGYIAPELASTMLFTERCDVYSFGVVTMEVIMGKHPGELLLPFFCRTEQHTKLKDILDQRITAPTSDEEKDIILLLLVAFACLQICPKARPTMQQVYQALTDKSCPTDIQKPIHQVRLQDLHDLCGTIRNI, encoded by the exons ATGGGTCTCCCTGCCTTTGAGATACTGCTGGTGCTTCTTCTTGCCTTACCAAACCATCTCTCTTGCGCACATTCTACAGCGGACATCCTCCTACAATGGAAATACAGCATGTACGACCCCACGTCCTCAGGCTGCCTGGAAACATGGATCTATGGCACCAGCCCATGTAACTGGACTGGCGTTACATGCAGTGCTATGGTGCCTCACGATCACGGCCATGGTCGAAGTGATGTTGTCCAGGTTGTAAAGAGCATATCCCTTGCAGAGTGTTTCCTTCAGGGGACATTGGATATACTCGACTTTTCATACTTACCTGAGCTCTCTTTCTTGGATCTGTCCAGTAATTACCTTTCGGGATCTCTCCCAGCATCCATAGGTAATCTTTCTAAACTAAACTATCTCAATCTCTCTCATAGTTCCGGTGCTGGGTCACTGAGCGGGCACATCCCAGAAACACTTGGCATGCTAGTATACTTACACAAGCTCGATTTAAGGGGCAACAAATTTTCTGGCCTGATACCTTCTAGTTTGGGAAATTTGACCGGATTGGATTACATGGACCTTAGCTCTAACAGTTTATCTGGTCATATTCCTCATGAGATTGGGATGATGCAAGGCTTGACTTTGTTAGATTTATCCAGCAATAGCATTGGTGGCTCAATTCCTGGAATAATTTGGAATCTAACAAGGCTAGTATTATTGGATCTTTCGTCCAATCGTATTGTAGATTCCATTCCTCCAAGCATAGGAAATCTACGAAGATTAGAGTCCTTCAATGTTACAAACAACAAGATCACTGGATCCATTCCTTTAAGGATTTCAAATCTAACAATGTTAAAATCATTCGATCTTTCCTTCAATCATATAGTAGGTCCCATTCCTCCAAGCATTGGAAATCTAAGAAGATTAATGTCCTTCAGTTTTGCAAACAATGAGATCACCGGATCCATTCCTGTAAGCATTTCAAACCTAACAAGGTTAGAATTGTTTGATCTTTCCTCCAATCAAATAACTGCTTCCATTTCACAATGCATAATGAATTTAAGCAGACTAAAATTCTTCAATCTTTCCAGCAATCAAATCACTGGTTTCATCCCTGAAAGCATAGGAAAATTAACCAGGTTAGAACTCTTGGATTTTTCCAATAATAAAATAAACGGTTGCATCCCTTCCACCTTCTGGAATTTGACCTCTCTAACTACAATTGCCCTTTATTCCAATCAGATGAATGGTCTTCTACCACCCGAAATAGGATCGCTGTTCAACCTCTCATATCTAGATTTAAGTAGCAATCAGTTTAGGGGAAGCATTCCATCTCAGATAGGAAATAGCTTGGGTTTGTCAATTTTGCGCATGTCAGACAACATATTAATAGGACCAATACCAAAAGAGATTGGGAATTGTTCTAAGCTATATGAGATGGATTTGAGCAGAAATAATCTAAGTGGTGCCATACCAGAGACTTTAGCGCATCTGCACCAATTACACATTCTAAATTTATCATTTAACAGTTTGAGTGGCAGATTCGAGGACACTTTTACCCCATTAGACTATACCATGGTCTTGCTTGACCATAATATGGATATATGTGGTGATCCAAATTATGGCTTGAAACCATGTGTCG CAGACTTAGACAAAAAAACCAATAAAAATCTTCTTATGGTACTGCTTCTAGCTTTTGGTACCTTTTGCTCCATTTGTCTCGGAATAGGGTGCATGACGATTGTtaaaaggaggaggaaattcacaaaagCCAACAGCATAAGTGCACCTCAAGATACGGTCTCCATATGGAATTTTGATGGGAAGGTTGCATTCCAAGACGTACTTGACGCAACAGAATGTTTTGATGAAAAATACAGCATTGGTATTGGAGGATACGGGTCTGTCTTCAGAGCTGAGCTTGAAGGAGGGCGCGTATATGCCATTAAACTGCTCCATTCTGTTGAAGACTATACTGATGAGAAAGGATTTCATGCAGAAATCCAAGTTTTGACAAAAGTCAGGCACCGATGCATAGTCAAGTTGCATGGATATTGTTCTCACTCCAAGTGCAAATTTCTTGTTTACGATCTCATTGAAAGGGGAAGTTTAGAATCCAATTTGCAGGAGGAACAGCATGCCAAGGAGCTTGACTGGTCTAAAAGAGCTGCAGTGGTGAAAGACGTAGCTCAAGCTCTCTCTTACCTGCACCATGACTGTGATGTACCCATTATACATCGTGACATCAAAAGTAGCAATATCTTGTTGGACCGCAATTTTAAGGCTTATGTGTCCGACTTTGGGATGGCTAAGCAGCTCAAGCATACTTGCTCAAGTTGGAGCACGATCTTTGCAGGGACATGTGGCTATATAGCCCCAG AATTGGCATCGACAATGCTATTTACAGAGAGGTGTGATGTATATAGCTTTGGTGTGGTCACCATGGAAGTAATCATGGGTAAGCACCCAGGGGAGCTGCTGCTTCCGTTCTTCTGCCGAACAGAGCAGCATACAAAGCTCAAGGATATATTGGACCAGCGCATCACAGCACCAACGAGCGACGAGGAGAAAGACATCATCCTGCTCCTTCTGGTGGCCTTCGCTTGCTTGCAAATCTGCCCAAAAGCCCGCCCAACAATGCAGCAGGTGTATCAAGCACTCACAGACAAGAGCTGCCCAACAGACATCCAGAAGCCCATTCACCAAGTCAGATTGCAAGACCTGCATGATCTATGCGGCACCATAAGGAATATATGA
- the LOC117833857 gene encoding NADPH:adrenodoxin oxidoreductase, mitochondrial isoform X1, which produces MARGLRLLSRAVERLRPLLVQGPPTRGFSAFVREPLHVCVVGSGPAGFYTADRMLKSHEGAQVDIIDRLPTPFGLVRSGVAPDHPETKIVVNQFSRVAANGSCSFFGNVTLGRDISLSELRKTYHVVVLAYGAESDRSLGIPGEDLKGIHSAREFVWWYNGHPDMCDLSPDLKNTESAVILGQGNVALDVARILLRCKTELATTDIADYALDALRGSTIRKVHLVGRRGPIQAACTAKELREILGLKNVRICINEADLATSPADEEEMRNSRIQRRVYELLSKAASVHKDNSYSDQKELHFVFFRRPIKFIPSENGSTVGAVQLEKTALKGDEVTGKQVAVGTGEFEDLKCGLVLKSIGYKSLPVQGLPFDKNRGVVPNLRGRVLSSESETTTVESGLYVVGWLKRGPTGIVATNLHCAEETVASILEDDIKGVLKPPSDSKKHGRTGLVEILKQNNVRFVPFSGWEKIDSKEKMAGQLRNKPREKITTWDELQKAASE; this is translated from the exons ATGGCCCGCGGTCTGCGGCTCCTCTCCCGCGCGGTGGAGAGGCTGCGGCCGCTGCTTGTCCAGGGGCCGCCGACGAGGGGCTTCTCCGCCTTCGTGCGCGAGCCGCTCCATGTCTGCGTCGTCGGTAGCGGCCCTGCAGGGTTCTACACCGCCGACAGG ATGCTGAAGAGTCATGAAGGAGCACAAGTTGATATCATTGATAGGCTCCCCACACCATTTGGCCTAGTTCGTTCTGGAGTGGCTCCAGATCATCCAGAAACAAAG ATTGTGGTAAATCAATTTTCTCGTGTAGCTGCAAATGGCAGCTGTTCATTCTTTGGGAATGTAACACTGGGAAGGGATATATCTCTGTCAGAGCTTCGCAAAACATATCATGTT GTTGTTCTTGCTTATGGTGCAGAAAGTGATAGGTCACTTGGTATTCCTGGAGAG GATCTGAAAGGAATTCATTCAGCTCGCGAGTTTGTCTGGTGGTACAATGGACATCCAGACATGTGCGACTTGTCTCCTGATTTGAAAAACACAGAATCTGCAGTCATCCTTGGTCAG GGAAATGTTGCTCTTGATGTTGCACGTATTCTTTTACGCTGTAAAACTGAGTTGGCTACTACAGATATTGCTGATTATGCGTTGGATGCTCTACGTGGCAGCACAATAAG GAAGGTACACTTGGTTGGGCGACGGGGTCCCATACAAGCAGCATGCACAGCAAAGGAGTTGCGTGAAATTTTAG GTTTGAAAAATGTTCGTATTTGCATCAACGAAGCTGATCTTGCAACTTCGCCTGCAGATGAG gaggagatgaggaaTAGTAGAATCCAAAGAAGGGTTTATGAGTTGCTGTCCAAAGCTGCAAGTGTGCATAAGGACAACAGTTACAGTGACCAAAAGGAGCTTCATTTTGTGTTTTTCAGGAGACCTATCAAGTTCATCCCTTCAGAAAATGGTTCCACAGTTGGTGCTGTTCAACTTGAGAAGACAGCTTTAAAAG GTGATGAAGTAACTGGTAAGCAGGTGGCTGTTGGAACTGGTGAGTTTGAAGACCTAAAATGTGG TCTGGTCTTGAAAAGTATTGGTTACAAATCTTTGCCTGTACAAGGTTTGCCTTTCGACAAAAACAGAG GAGTTGTGCCAAATTTGAGAGGCAGAGTCCTGAGCAGCGAGTCAGAGACAACCACTGTGGAATCAGGGTTGTATGTGGTAGGATGGTTAAAGAGAGGACCAACTGGGATCGTTGCGACAAATCTCCACTGTGCGGAAGAAACA GTGGCTAGCATCCTCGAAGATGATATCAAGGGTGTGTTAAAGCCCCCGTCTGATTCGAAGAAGCATGGAAGGACAGGACTTGTTGAGATCCTAAAACAAAACAATGTTCGTTTTGTGCCATTCAGTGGTTGGGAGAAGATTGATTCCAAGGAAAAGATGGCAGGGCAGCTGAGAAACAAGCCTAGAGAGAAGATCACAACCTGGGACGAGCTCCAGAAAGCTGCAAGCGAGTAA
- the LOC117833857 gene encoding NADPH:adrenodoxin oxidoreductase, mitochondrial isoform X2, whose translation MARGLRLLSRAVERLRPLLVQGPPTRGFSAFVREPLHVCVVGSGPAGFYTADRMLKSHEGAQVDIIDRLPTPFGLVRSGVAPDHPETKIVVNQFSRVAANGSCSFFGNVTLGRDISLSELRKTYHVVVLAYGAESDRSLGIPGEDLKGIHSAREFVWWYNGHPDMCDLSPDLKNTESAVILGQGNVALDVARILLRCKTELATTDIADYALDALRGSTIRKVHLVGRRGPIQAACTAKELREILGLKNVRICINEADLATSPADEEEMRNSRIQRRVYELLSKAASVHKDNSYSDQKELHFVFFRRPIKFIPSENGSTVGAVQLEKTALKGDEVTGKQVAVGTGEFEDLKCGLVLKSIGYKSLPVQGLPFDKNRGVVPNLRGRVLSSESETTTVESGLYVVGWLKRGPTGIVATNLHCAEETVGG comes from the exons ATGGCCCGCGGTCTGCGGCTCCTCTCCCGCGCGGTGGAGAGGCTGCGGCCGCTGCTTGTCCAGGGGCCGCCGACGAGGGGCTTCTCCGCCTTCGTGCGCGAGCCGCTCCATGTCTGCGTCGTCGGTAGCGGCCCTGCAGGGTTCTACACCGCCGACAGG ATGCTGAAGAGTCATGAAGGAGCACAAGTTGATATCATTGATAGGCTCCCCACACCATTTGGCCTAGTTCGTTCTGGAGTGGCTCCAGATCATCCAGAAACAAAG ATTGTGGTAAATCAATTTTCTCGTGTAGCTGCAAATGGCAGCTGTTCATTCTTTGGGAATGTAACACTGGGAAGGGATATATCTCTGTCAGAGCTTCGCAAAACATATCATGTT GTTGTTCTTGCTTATGGTGCAGAAAGTGATAGGTCACTTGGTATTCCTGGAGAG GATCTGAAAGGAATTCATTCAGCTCGCGAGTTTGTCTGGTGGTACAATGGACATCCAGACATGTGCGACTTGTCTCCTGATTTGAAAAACACAGAATCTGCAGTCATCCTTGGTCAG GGAAATGTTGCTCTTGATGTTGCACGTATTCTTTTACGCTGTAAAACTGAGTTGGCTACTACAGATATTGCTGATTATGCGTTGGATGCTCTACGTGGCAGCACAATAAG GAAGGTACACTTGGTTGGGCGACGGGGTCCCATACAAGCAGCATGCACAGCAAAGGAGTTGCGTGAAATTTTAG GTTTGAAAAATGTTCGTATTTGCATCAACGAAGCTGATCTTGCAACTTCGCCTGCAGATGAG gaggagatgaggaaTAGTAGAATCCAAAGAAGGGTTTATGAGTTGCTGTCCAAAGCTGCAAGTGTGCATAAGGACAACAGTTACAGTGACCAAAAGGAGCTTCATTTTGTGTTTTTCAGGAGACCTATCAAGTTCATCCCTTCAGAAAATGGTTCCACAGTTGGTGCTGTTCAACTTGAGAAGACAGCTTTAAAAG GTGATGAAGTAACTGGTAAGCAGGTGGCTGTTGGAACTGGTGAGTTTGAAGACCTAAAATGTGG TCTGGTCTTGAAAAGTATTGGTTACAAATCTTTGCCTGTACAAGGTTTGCCTTTCGACAAAAACAGAG GAGTTGTGCCAAATTTGAGAGGCAGAGTCCTGAGCAGCGAGTCAGAGACAACCACTGTGGAATCAGGGTTGTATGTGGTAGGATGGTTAAAGAGAGGACCAACTGGGATCGTTGCGACAAATCTCCACTGTGCGGAAGAAACAGTAG GTGGCTAG